The genomic interval GGTCGCGCGGTCGTGCCTGACGGGGATCATCACCGGGCGGAGCGATGTGTGGCGCGAGAATTACTCGCGCGGGGTGCGCGCGAGGGTGACGGGGAAGCTGACGACGGTGGCGACGCTGGCGGCGAGCGCGACGACGATCGCGCTCGCGCTGGCGATGCGCGGGTACGAGCCGGGCGACCCCTCGCCGCATCGCGTGGTGTTCGTGGGCGCGGCGCTGCTGGCGCTGATCGGCGCGTGGTGCTACTCGCATGTGCGCTGGCGCAGGCGATCGGGCGCGATGCTGTCGGAGCGCCGGGCGGACGAGGGCCTGCCGGGGTTCGGTCGCGGCACGCGCCAGATGCTCGACGTGCTGCGCACGGACCGGGACTATCGGAGGTTCATGGTCGCGCAGTTCGTGCTGGGCGTGCCGAACCTGGCGGCGCAGCCGGCGTTCCTGATCGCGCTGGACGAGCAGACGGATCTGGGGGCGGGACAGTCGATCGTGCTGGCGCAGGTGCTGCCCTTCCTGATCCCGGTGCTGACGATCCCGCTGTGGGCGAAGATGCTCGACCGGATGCACGTGGTGCGGTTCCGGACCTACCACGCGTGGACCTTCGTGGTGAGCAACGGGCTGATGGCGCTGGGGTTCTTCGTCGACAGTCTGACGGTGCTGTATATGTCGCGGATCGCGCTGGGGCTTGGCAACGCCGGGGCGATGATCGCGTGGAACATCGGGCACCACGACTTCGCGAAGCGCGACCTGGCGACGATCTACATGGGCGTGCATGTCACGCTGACGGGCGTGCGAGGGGCGATCGCGCCGTTCGTCGGGGCGGCCCTCTACACCGGCGTCGCGGTGTCGGCGATGGGCCTGGACTTCGGCCTGCCGGCGCTGAACGAGTGGACCTTCGTCGTGCTGACGCTGGGGAGTCTGGCGGCGGTGTTCGTGTTCGTGTGGCTGGACCGCACGATGGGGCTGAGGGGAAAGCCGGTCAAAGATGCTTGAAGAAGGCATTGGGCACGGGGCACGGGGCACGAGGGGGGAGGGAGCAGGGAGCAGGGAGTGGGGAGCAGGGAAGAGAGAGAGAGAGAGAGAGAGAGAGCGAGAAGGGAGAGGTGAGTATGGGACGGGCGTTTCGGTCGGACAACAACGCGGGGATCACGGACGAGGCGATGCGTGCGATGGTGGGGGCGAACGCCGCGCACGCGCCGGGGTATGGGGGCGACGAGTGGACGGAGCGCGCGGAGGCGGCGTTCCGCGACTTGTTCGGCGACGCGTTGCGCGGGGTGTTCTTCGTCGCGACGGGGACGGCGGCGAACGTGCTGGCGGTCTCGGCGCTGACGAGGCCGTGGCAGCGGGTGCTGTGCCACTCGCACGCGCACTGGAACGACGACGAGTCGACGGCGCCCGAGATGTACACGGGCTGCCGCACGACGACGATCGAGCCGAGCGCGCCGCCCCCGGGCGAGTGCGACGCGCGGTTCGCGCGACCCATCGCGAGCAAGCTGACGCCGGAGGATGTGGAGCGTGCGGCGATGGCGGCGAATCGTGGCGATGTGCACCAGCCGGCGCCGGGCGCGCTGACGGTCTCGACCTCGACGGAGTTCGGGGAGGTGTACACGCCCGAGGTGCTGCGCGAGGTGTGCGGCGTGGCGCACCGTCTGGGGTATCGGGCGCACGTGGACGGCGCGCGGTTCGCGAACGCGGTCGCGTCGGTGATGCGTCGTCTGGGGATGTCGTGGGACGATCGCGCGTCGGCGAGGCGTGTCTGCCGCGCGATGATCTCGGAGGCGGGCGTGGACGCGCTGAGTTTCGGGGGCACGAAGAACGGGCTGGCGCTCGGTGAAGCGGTGCTGCTGTTCGGCGACGCGGGCGTGCGGGCGAGCGAGGACCTGCCCTGGCTGCGCAAGCGGTCGGCGCACCTGCTGAGCAAGCACCGGTTCGTGAGCGCGCCGTTCGCGGCGACGCTGGAGAGCGGTTCGTGGCTGGCGTCGGCGTTCCACGCGAACGCGATGGCCCGGGAGCTGGCGTCGGGGCTGTCGGCGCTGGGGCTGAAGACCCCCTACTCGGTGGACGCGAACGGCGTGTTCATCCAGATGGACGCGGCGCTCGAAGAGTCTCTGCGGCGGCGCGGGTTCGGGTTCTATCTGTTCGGCGACCCGTCGTGGCGTCTGGCGAGGCTGATGTGCTCGTTCGACACGGAGCGGGGCGATGTGGACGCGCTTCTGGGCGCGGTGAAGGAGTCGATGGCGTGACGCTGATCCTGTTCGATATCGACGCGACGATGCTGACGACCAAGCGGGCCGGGATCGAGGCGATCGAGGAGGTCGGGCGCGAGCTGTTCGGCACGCGGTTCGCGATCGACGGCGTGTCGTTCGCCGGGTCGCTGGACCCGGTGATCATCGCGGAGCTGATCGCGCGTCACGGGGGCGAGCCCAGCGACGAGGCGATCCACGACTTTCGCGTGCGGTACACGGGGGCGTTCGAGCGTGCGCTCGCGTCGGAGCCGGGGCGCGTGCGTGCGCTGCCGGGCGTGCGCGACGCGATCGATTCGCTGCTCGCGCTGCGCGACAAAGAGGGGCTGACGCTGGGTGTGCTGACGGGGAACTATCCCGAGACGGGCGCGATGAAGATCGCGGGCGCCGGCATCGATCCCGCGATCTTCGAGGTGTGCGTGTGGGGGAGCGACTCGCCGCACAGGCCGCCGCGGCGCGAGCATCTTCCGCCGGTGGCGTTCGAGCGGTACCACGCGCGTCGGAGCGTGCGGATCGCGCCCGAGCGTGTGACGATCATCGGCGACACGCCGCACGACGTGTCGTGCGCGTTGCTCAACGGGTGTCGTTGTCTGGGGGTCGGGACGGGGATGTTCAGCGCGGCGCAGCTGCTGGAGTCGGGCGCGCAGCACGCGGTGGACGATCTTTCGGACACGCGTGGCGTGGTGGACTGGCTGCTGCGATGAGCGCGGGCTGGCGGGGCGTCAGGGGCGTCCGTTCTCGCCGTTGACGACGGCGGCGGGGTCGCGTCCGTGCTCGATCTCGGCGAGTTTGCGCAGGCGTTTGGCGTGTCTGCCTCCCGAGAAGGGCGTGGAGAGGCAGATCTCGATGATTTTCTCGATGAGGCGCATGCCGAGGAGGTCGGCGGAGACGCAGACGATGTTGGCGTCGTTGTGGGAGCGCGACATCTGGGCGGTGATCTCGTCGTGGACGAGGGCGGCGCGGACGCCGGGGATCTTGTTGGCGGCGATGCAGGTGCCGATTCCCGTGCCGCAGACGAGGATGCCCATCTGCGCGTCGCCCCTGGCGATGGCGCTGCCGACGGCCCATGCGGCGTCGGTGTAGTCGCAGGATTCGCGGGTGCAGGGGCCCATGACCTTGACCTCGTGGCCGCGTGATGTGAGGTGCTCGGTGATGCGCTGGATGGCGTCGTAGCCCCGGTGATCGCCTCCGACGGCGAGTTTCATTCGTGGTCTCCTGTGGACTTCGCGGGCGTGGCGGCGGGCTCGTCCCATTCGGCGGCGCGTCGCTCGATGAGTTCGCGCAGGCGCCGGGCGGTCTCGACATAGACCTCGAAGGGGTGTCCGATCGGGTCGGGGATGGCGGCGCCCTCGGCGTCGAGGAGCTCGATCTTGTCGGCGTCCCAGGGGGCGAGTTCGACGGCGGCGCGCCGGTGCTGGGGCGTCATGACATAGACGCGTTCGGCGTCTTCGATGAGTTCGCGGGTGAGTGGCTGGCTCTGGTGGGGCCCGGGCGCGACGCCGATGGTTTCGAGGGCGCGGATGCCCTCGGGCGTCTGCGGGGCGCCGCGCATCGCGCCGGTCCCGGCGGATTCGGCGACGAGGGGCGCGTCGGTGGGGTCGGCGCCGGTCTGGGCGCGTCGCTTCTCGATGATGTCGTTGGCGATGGCGGCGGCCATGGGGCTGCGGCAGGTGTTGCCGGAGCAGACGAAGAGGATGGAGCGGAAGAGGCGTGCGCGGATGCGGCGCTCGTCGACGGCGCCCTCGCGCAGGACGGCGAGCGTGCCGTCGAGCGAGAGTTTGACGAGTGAGGACGGTCGCTGGAGGCGCGTGGGCCCGTCGTTGAGGACGAGGGCGAGTCGCGCGAGGGCGTCAGCGTCGAAGGCGAGTCGCGCGTCGACCGGGGGCGCGCTGCCGCGGGGGGCGGCGCCGGCGATGACGACGGGGTCGGCGACGGCGCGCAGGGCGTCGCGCAGGGTCTCGTGGGCCGGGATGCGCAGGAGGATGGAGGAGGCGTCGTCGATCGCGCCGGGGCGGACGCCCAGCGCGGCGCGGGCGCGCTCGAGCTCGTCGGGCCGGAGTTCAACGAGGAAGGTGACGGGGCCGGGTGCGAGGCGCTCGAGGGCGCGCCGGTGCAGGGCGGAGCGGAGCGGGACGACGGCGGCGACGGCGTCGGGGTCCGCGGCGTGCCAGGCGAGGGGGGCGGCGTCGGGCAGGCCGGTGAGGGCGCGCAGGGCGGCGAGTGGCGCGTCGGAGGACGCGAGGGCCGCGATGCCGTAGACGGTTTCGGTCGGGACGACGACGAGGCCGCCCTCTCGGAGAGTCTGGGCGGCGCGCCTGGCGGCGGCGGCGCGCTCCTGGGGGGGCGCGGCGCGGAGGTCGAGGACGGTCGTCGTCACGGATCGAGTGTATCGGAGGGAGCGGGCGCGTTCCCGATCGGGTGTCTGGGGGTCTCAGGCCGGTTTTCGGGGTGGTGGGGTTGCACGCGTGGTGAAACAGGGTAAATTCGTCGTCGTCCAGCCCCCGAAGGGGCGCGTCGGTGCGTCACCGGCTCCGAAGGGAAAGGCGTGGAGTTCCTGAGCGCGAAAGAGCTGTTTCCCGACCTTCGCGCCGCTGGCGTGGTGGAGGTCGCGTCCGAGGGTCTGGTGCGCTTCGACCTGGAGCCCTCGAGCAAGCCGGTCCGCGAGGTGCACCGGGGCGTGGTGGGCTCGGAGCGCGCGCTGACGCGGGCCGGGCTCGACGGCACGCGCGTCGCGGACGCGAGCGAGCGCCTGCCCGCGCTCGTGGAGGACCTGCTGCACAAGCATCGCGTGGCGGAGGTCTACATCGTGCCGGTGGGGCTGTGGCGCAATGTGTGCGACACGCTGTCGTTCGAGTTGTCGAGCGACGAATCGTGGCTGGAGATCGACGCGGACGCGGCCCTGCACCTGAACACGCGCGACCCGCTGGCGCTGTCGACGAGAGACTTTCACGTGCTGCCCACGATGCTCGGCGCGCTCTGCCGCGCCGCGTCGGACGACAGTTCGGGCGCGCACGACATGACGATCATCGCGCCGGGCGTGGGGATGGTGCTGGAGTTCTCGCCCTCGGGCCTGCTGCGCATGGCGGCGGTCAACGCGGTGTTCTGCGAGGAACTCGCGGAGATGGCTTGAGGGGAAGGCACGGGGGCCAGGCAATCGGCAATCGGCAATGGGCAATCGGCAATGGGCAATCGGGGGAGAGTGGGAATGCGCGTGTGATCGCGCAACATGTCTTCTCTCTCTCTCTTCCTCTTGCCTCGTGCCTTGTGCCTCGTGCCTCGTGCCTCGTGCCTGCTTCCCATCACAGCCCGTAGATGGGCTTGAGTTTGCGCTCGAGGTAGTTGCAGAGGGCTTCGTGGCCCAGGGGCTTGCCGGTGATGCGCTGGCAGAGGTCGAGCGCCGGGTAGCGTCGGCCGTGGGCGTGGATCTTCTCGCGCGTCCAGTCGAGGAGCGGCGCGAACTCGCCCTTCGTGATCTTCGCGTCGAGGTCGGGGATGTCGCGGTTGATGGTTTCCCAGAACTGCGCGCCGAAGAGGTTGCCCAGCGTGTAGGTCGAGAAGTACCCGATCGCGCCCATCGACCAGTGGACGTCCTGGAGGCAGCCGATGCGGTCTTCCTTGACCTCGAGGCCCAGGTCCTTGCGCATGCGCTCGTTCCAGACCGCCGGGACGTCCTTGACGGCGAGCTCGCCCGCGATGAGGGCGCGCTCGATGTCGAAGCGCAGCATGATGTGCAGGTTGTAGGTGCACTCGTCGGATTCGACGCGGATGTAGTGGGGCTTGACGGCGTTGACGGCGCGGAACAGGTCGTCGGGCTTGTGCTGGGCGAAGGCGCCGCCCAGGCGGGCGTTCATCTCGGGCGCGCACCACTTCCAGAAGGCGAGCGAGCGTCCGACCATGTTCTCCCACATGCGGCTCTGACTCTCGTGGATGCCCAGCGAGATGTAGGACGCGAGGGGCTGGCCGAACTTCTCGCGCTTGGGCAGGCCCTGCTCGTAGAGCGAGTGGCCGGATTCGTGGAGGGTGGTGAGCAGGGCCTCGGGCACGCCGTCGTCGCGGTAGCGCGTGGTCATGCGCGTGTCGCCGGGGCCGACGGTCTCGCTGAAGGGGTGGGTCGAGACATCGAGGCGTCCCCCGGAGAGGTCGAAGCCGACGGAGGCGGCGACGAACTTGTTGAATTCCTTCTGGAGCGTGACGGGGACTTTGACCTTGAGGGGCGCGTCGGAGGGGTGCTTGCCGCTGGTGCGGATCGCCTCGATGAAGGGGACAAGCCGGGCGCGAAGGGGCGCGAAGAGCGCGTCGACCTTGGCGGCGGTCATGCCGGGCTCGAAGTCCTCCATGAGGGCGTCGTAGAGATCGACGCCGCTGGCGCTGGTCCCGGCGTAGCACATGGCCTTCTTGCGGTTGAGGTCGACGACCTTGGAGAGCCAGGGGGCGAAGGCGGCGAAGTCGGACTTGGCGCGCGCGTCCTTCCAGGCGTCCATGGACTGGCTGAAGGTCTTGGCCATCTCGGCGACGAGGGCGGTGGGCAGGCGCGTAGCGCGGTCGTAGTCGTGGCGCACCCAGCGGAGGTTGGCCTGCGCGTCGGGGTCGGACTTGAGGGACGCGTCCTGCTCGCACTGGGCGAGGAGGTCGCCCAGGCGGGGGTGGGTGTGCTTCTCGTGGGCGATGGAGGAGAGGGCGGCCAGCTGGTCGGAGCGGAGCTCGGCCCCGGCCGGGGGCATCATCGTCTCCTGATCCCACCCCAGGAGGGAGCGGACCGAGTCGAGGACGGCGGCGTCGCGCAGGTGGGCGAGGAGCTCGCGGTAGGGCGCGCAGGCGGCGGCGGCCTCGGAGAGCGACGACTGGGGTGCTGAACCGGTGGCGAGGGTGCTCATGGTGGGATGGTACAACCCCTTGGCGGGGGCTGGCGCGCGCCGGGGCGGGAAAGAGGTTCACTGCGGGGGGTGCGGGAAAGGGGGTTGAATTAAGACAATTCAAAGTTTGATTTTGAGTTGTCTTGAAGAATGACGATAGTCTTGGGGCGATGATTGAGCGTGATCTGGCCCCCAGACTGGTCGCGGCGGCGAAGGCGTTCCCGGCGGTGACGCTGACGGGGCCTCGCCAAAGCGGGAAATCGACGCTTTGCCGGGCCCTGTTTCCGGGCCATGCCTATGTGAATCTGGAAGCGCCTGACACGCGGGACTTTGCGCAGAACGACCCGCGCGGCTTTCTGTCTGGTTTGCGTGGCGGGGCGATTCTGGACGAGATCCAGCGCGTTCCGGAACTGCCCTCGTATCTGCAGCCGCTGATGGACGAGGATCCGACGCCGGGGAGGTGGATCCTGACGGGTTCGCAGAACTTCGCGCTGCTGGGTTCGGTGAGCCAGTCGCTGGCGGGTCGTTCGGCGGTGCTGCACCTGCTGCCTTTGTCGTACCCGGAGGTGACGCGGTTCGACGATCCGCCGCGGACACCAGACGGCGCGATGTTCACGGGTGGTTACCCGAGGATCTATGACCGGGAGATTCCCCCTTCGGACTGGCTGTCGGCGTATGTGGCGACCTACATCGAGCGCGATGTGCGGACGGTTTCGAATGTCGGGGACCTGACGGCGTTTCAGCGGTTCGTTGAGTTGTGCGCGGGGCGGACCGGGCAGTTGATCAACTACTCGTCGCTCGCGTCGGACGCGGGCGTGTCTCAGCCCACGGCGAAGGCGTGGCTGTCGATCCTAGAGGCAAGTTTCCTCGTGTTCCGGCTTCCGCCGTGGAGCGGGAACATCGGCAAGCGCCTGACGAGGATGCCGAAGCTGCATTTCTACGACACCGGGCTGGTGTGCTGGCTGCTGGGGATCCGCGAGCCGGAGCAACTGCGGGCGCACCCGCTGCGCGGCGCGATCTTCGAGTCGTGGGTGGTTTCGGAGGTGGTGAAGGCCAGGACCAACCGGGGCGAGCGCGGCGGGGTGTACTTCTATCGCGATCAGAACGGCGTGGAAGCGGACCTGCTCGTGGAGAACGCCGGGCGGTTGCGCATTGTGGAGGTGAAGGCGGGGCAGACCTTGGCGGGGGATGTCGCGTCAACGGCGTTTCGGGTGCGCTCGGCGCTGGGCGACCGGGCCGCCCCTCGCCCGGTGGTGGTCTACGCCGGGGATGAGGGGCAGACCCGGAGCGATATCGGCGTGCTGGCGTGGCCGAGGGCTGGCGAGGCGGGCGCGGGGCCTGCATAAGAGGATTGCGGGCTCGCCCGGGCGTGACGCCGACTCTCGTGGGTCCCCCCCGCTACCATCCCGCCCCATGGAGCACCTTCTCTCGGCCCAGAACTTCGTGAGCATCATCACGCTCGTGATCGTGGTGCATGTGATCCTCGGGAACATCACGCTCCTGATCTATCTGGAGCGCAAGATCTCGGCGTACATCCAGGACCGCCTGGGCCCCAACCGCACGGGGTTCTCGTTCGGGGTGCTCCCCATCAAGTTCGGGTTCTGGGGTCTGGGCCAGTCGCTGGCGGACGGCATGAAGTTCTTCCTCAAGGAGGACTACGCCCCCAGCCGCGTCGACAAGGCGCTGTTCACGCTCGCGCCCATCGCGATCGTCATCCCGGCGCTCATCGGTTTCGCGATCATCCCCTGGGGCGGGTACCTCGAGGTCCCCGACATCCGCTCGCCGATCGGCGACTTCCTGCTGGTCAAGGGCGGGACGGCGCAGGTCATCGGCGCGAGCATCAACATCGGGTTCCTCTACCTGCTGGCGGTCGCGTCGCTGGGCGTCTACGGCATCACGCTGGGCGGGTGGGCGAGCAACAACAAGTACTCGTTCCTGGGCGGGCTCCGCGCGACGGCGGGCATGATCTCGTACGAGATCCCCCTGGGCGCGAGCATCCTCGCGGTGGTCCTGCTCTCGGGCACGGTGCGCACCGACGAGATGGTCGAGCAGCAGATCGGCGGCATGGGCTGGTTCGTGCTGTCGCAGCCCCTGGCGGCGCTGCTGTTCTTCGTCTGCATCCTCGCCGAAGCGAACCGCGCGCCGTTCGACAACGCGGAAGCGGAGCAGGAGCTCGTGGGCGGGTACCACACCGAGTACTCCTCGATGCGCTTCGCGCTGTTCTTCCTGGCCGAGTACGCCCACATGATCACGAGCAGCGCGATCCTCGTCGTGCTGTTCTTCGGCGGGTACCACCTGCCCTTCATCCCCTTCACCAGCCCCGAGTCCGTCGGCCTGCTGCCGGCGCTGGGCAAGTTCGCGGTGCTGTTCACCAAGGTGATGATGGTCGTGTGCCTGATGATGCTCATCCGCTGGACGATCCCGCGCGTGCGCTTCGACCAGGTGATGAAACTCGCCTGGGGCGGGATGATCCCGGTGTCGATCGGGCTGGTCGTCGCGACGGCGGTGTGGGTCGCCTTCGGGTGGACCGCGATCTGGCAGCTGCTGATCCTCAACATCCTCGTGGTCGCCGCCGCGATGGCTGCCATGCCCTTCATGCCCAAGGACAACGTCAACCGGCGCATCCCCATCGCCGGCTCGCGCTTCAGCCCGCTGCGCCTGGACGATGTGACCACCGCGCCGACGACGGCGGCGGCGCTGCGCGAAGGCGCCTGACGCGCGTATGGCCTTCGCCCCTCGCGCACGGCGCTGGCTCGCGCTCGACCTGGGCGATAAACGCACCGGCGTCGCGGTCGGCGACGAGGGCTCGCGCATCGCGTCGCCCGTCGATGTCATCGAGCTGCCCATGAGCGAGGGCGCGCGCGGCGAGGCCCTGCTGCGCGCCATCGCGAAGGCGACCGACGATCACCGGCCCGACGGGATCGTGATCGGGCTGCCCCTGAACATGGAAGACGCCAGCGAGGGCGCGCAGGCGAAGAAGGTCCGCGCGTTCGGCGAGCGCGTGGCGCAGGCGACGGGGCTGGAGGTTCGCTACCAGGACGAGCGTCTGACGAGCGCGCAGGCCGACTGGCGGATGGCGCAGTCGGGTCTGACGCACAAGCAGAAGAAGGGCCGGCGCGACGCGCTGGCCGCGGCGGTGGTGCTGGAGGAGTTCCTCAACGCGATGGGTCGCGACGGGTCGTCATGACCCGGGCCCGGAGGCGGTGCGCGGGTCTTTCCGGAAGACCTCGCC from Phycisphaeraceae bacterium carries:
- a CDS encoding HAD hydrolase-like protein, whose protein sequence is MTLILFDIDATMLTTKRAGIEAIEEVGRELFGTRFAIDGVSFAGSLDPVIIAELIARHGGEPSDEAIHDFRVRYTGAFERALASEPGRVRALPGVRDAIDSLLALRDKEGLTLGVLTGNYPETGAMKIAGAGIDPAIFEVCVWGSDSPHRPPRREHLPPVAFERYHARRSVRIAPERVTIIGDTPHDVSCALLNGCRCLGVGTGMFSAAQLLESGAQHAVDDLSDTRGVVDWLLR
- the rpiB gene encoding ribose 5-phosphate isomerase B; this encodes MKLAVGGDHRGYDAIQRITEHLTSRGHEVKVMGPCTRESCDYTDAAWAVGSAIARGDAQMGILVCGTGIGTCIAANKIPGVRAALVHDEITAQMSRSHNDANIVCVSADLLGMRLIEKIIEICLSTPFSGGRHAKRLRKLAEIEHGRDPAAVVNGENGRP
- a CDS encoding Sua5/YciO/YrdC/YwlC family protein, which encodes MTTTVLDLRAAPPQERAAAARRAAQTLREGGLVVVPTETVYGIAALASSDAPLAALRALTGLPDAAPLAWHAADPDAVAAVVPLRSALHRRALERLAPGPVTFLVELRPDELERARAALGVRPGAIDDASSILLRIPAHETLRDALRAVADPVVIAGAAPRGSAPPVDARLAFDADALARLALVLNDGPTRLQRPSSLVKLSLDGTLAVLREGAVDERRIRARLFRSILFVCSGNTCRSPMAAAIANDIIEKRRAQTGADPTDAPLVAESAGTGAMRGAPQTPEGIRALETIGVAPGPHQSQPLTRELIEDAERVYVMTPQHRRAAVELAPWDADKIELLDAEGAAIPDPIGHPFEVYVETARRLRELIERRAAEWDEPAATPAKSTGDHE
- a CDS encoding carboxypeptidase M32, whose amino-acid sequence is MSTLATGSAPQSSLSEAAAACAPYRELLAHLRDAAVLDSVRSLLGWDQETMMPPAGAELRSDQLAALSSIAHEKHTHPRLGDLLAQCEQDASLKSDPDAQANLRWVRHDYDRATRLPTALVAEMAKTFSQSMDAWKDARAKSDFAAFAPWLSKVVDLNRKKAMCYAGTSASGVDLYDALMEDFEPGMTAAKVDALFAPLRARLVPFIEAIRTSGKHPSDAPLKVKVPVTLQKEFNKFVAASVGFDLSGGRLDVSTHPFSETVGPGDTRMTTRYRDDGVPEALLTTLHESGHSLYEQGLPKREKFGQPLASYISLGIHESQSRMWENMVGRSLAFWKWCAPEMNARLGGAFAQHKPDDLFRAVNAVKPHYIRVESDECTYNLHIMLRFDIERALIAGELAVKDVPAVWNERMRKDLGLEVKEDRIGCLQDVHWSMGAIGYFSTYTLGNLFGAQFWETINRDIPDLDAKITKGEFAPLLDWTREKIHAHGRRYPALDLCQRITGKPLGHEALCNYLERKLKPIYGL
- a CDS encoding ATP-binding protein, giving the protein MIERDLAPRLVAAAKAFPAVTLTGPRQSGKSTLCRALFPGHAYVNLEAPDTRDFAQNDPRGFLSGLRGGAILDEIQRVPELPSYLQPLMDEDPTPGRWILTGSQNFALLGSVSQSLAGRSAVLHLLPLSYPEVTRFDDPPRTPDGAMFTGGYPRIYDREIPPSDWLSAYVATYIERDVRTVSNVGDLTAFQRFVELCAGRTGQLINYSSLASDAGVSQPTAKAWLSILEASFLVFRLPPWSGNIGKRLTRMPKLHFYDTGLVCWLLGIREPEQLRAHPLRGAIFESWVVSEVVKARTNRGERGGVYFYRDQNGVEADLLVENAGRLRIVEVKAGQTLAGDVASTAFRVRSALGDRAAPRPVVVYAGDEGQTRSDIGVLAWPRAGEAGAGPA
- the nuoH gene encoding NADH-quinone oxidoreductase subunit NuoH, producing MEHLLSAQNFVSIITLVIVVHVILGNITLLIYLERKISAYIQDRLGPNRTGFSFGVLPIKFGFWGLGQSLADGMKFFLKEDYAPSRVDKALFTLAPIAIVIPALIGFAIIPWGGYLEVPDIRSPIGDFLLVKGGTAQVIGASINIGFLYLLAVASLGVYGITLGGWASNNKYSFLGGLRATAGMISYEIPLGASILAVVLLSGTVRTDEMVEQQIGGMGWFVLSQPLAALLFFVCILAEANRAPFDNAEAEQELVGGYHTEYSSMRFALFFLAEYAHMITSSAILVVLFFGGYHLPFIPFTSPESVGLLPALGKFAVLFTKVMMVVCLMMLIRWTIPRVRFDQVMKLAWGGMIPVSIGLVVATAVWVAFGWTAIWQLLILNILVVAAAMAAMPFMPKDNVNRRIPIAGSRFSPLRLDDVTTAPTTAAALREGA
- the ruvX gene encoding Holliday junction resolvase RuvX codes for the protein MAFAPRARRWLALDLGDKRTGVAVGDEGSRIASPVDVIELPMSEGARGEALLRAIAKATDDHRPDGIVIGLPLNMEDASEGAQAKKVRAFGERVAQATGLEVRYQDERLTSAQADWRMAQSGLTHKQKKGRRDALAAAVVLEEFLNAMGRDGSS